Genomic DNA from Mycolicibacterium helvum:
GTGCAGATCGAGGGGCAGCCCAGCGGCGGCATGCCCCGCCGCGGGCAGCTCGAGCCGCTCGGTCAGACCGTACAGCCCTGCGGCCAGCACTGCGGCGGCCACCAGGTAGGGGCTGGCGTCCGCTCCGGGCCGCCGGTGTTCGACGCGTGCAGATGCGCTGTCGCCGAGGATAACCCGGCACGCGGTACTGCGGTCGTCATGCCCCCAGGCGGCGACCGCAGGGGTGAACATCTCGGGATCGATGCGTTTGAACGAGTTGACGTAGGGATTGAGCATGGCGACGGTGTCGGGCATGCCGGCCAGCAGGCCAGCCAGATAGTGGCGTCCGTGGTCGGACAACGCGCGTCCGCCATCGGAGAACACGTTGGCCCCGGCACGGGACAGACTGGAATGCACATGCCCGCCAGCACCGGACTTGTCGGCGAAGGGTTTGGCCATGAAGCTGGCGTGCAATCCGCGTTCAGCGCAGAGGTCGCGCAGATACTGGCGAGCACGCACCGCGTTATCGGCTGCCCGCAGCGCAGACTCGGGCGCCAGGGTGAACTCGAAGAATCCCGGCCCGAGTTCGGCGTGGAACATCTCGACGGTGATTCCGATGGACTCCATCCGGTTGATGAACTCGATGGCCAGCTCTTCGGCTTGCGCCGCACGGGTCAGGCTGTAGGCGTTCTCGGTACCACCGAACGCCCGCCGGTCCCGCGCATCTCGGTGGTCGCCGTGGAACAGCCAGAATTCGTACTCGAAACCGAGCACCGGGTCCAGGTCCAGGTCGGCGTAGCCGGCCAGCAGACGGCGCAGGGTGTGGCGGGGCGACATCTCGACAGGCTGTCCGTCGGACCCGACCAGGTCGGCGATCACCGCATCGGTGTCCGTACGCCAGAGCAGGTCGATACGGGTGGTCTCGTCCGGGCGCAGCGTCGCATCGGGATATCCGTTGTCGGCGTTGCTGAACGGCGTGTCGGTCACCTCGTCGGTTATCGAGAGGCCGTAGAGGATTGTGCACATCGCCAGCGCCGTCGGCGCGTGAGTCTTGGTGGACCGGACCAGCTTTCCGCGGAGACCGAGGTCATAATCGGGGATCTCGAGTTGTGTCATCCGCACGCGTTCACTCATGGGCTGCTCCTTGTGTGCCGTCGCAGCGACGCGGCCGACACGACGGGTCTCGGCCAACACGCTCGTAAACCCAGTCGGGGATATCGGCGGGATTGCGGTATACCCACCACGTGCACGAACTCACCGGAGCATCCGGGTTCCATTGTGGCGCATCGATGACGCGAGTCGGATAGCCCAGACGATCGATGGGCATGACCTCGTTGAGCTGACAGCAATGCACACAGTACGAACAGATGCCGACGGTATTCCAGGCCCAGTCATGCGGCTGCGTGGTTACCGCGAAGCTGAACGGTGCGCCGGCCCTCGGGTTCCCGTCGGTGATCCGGCCATCCAGTGATCGACCGCCGGAACCGCATGGCGCGAAACGAAACCCGATGCGGTCGGGCTCGTCGA
This window encodes:
- a CDS encoding glutamine synthetase family protein yields the protein MSERVRMTQLEIPDYDLGLRGKLVRSTKTHAPTALAMCTILYGLSITDEVTDTPFSNADNGYPDATLRPDETTRIDLLWRTDTDAVIADLVGSDGQPVEMSPRHTLRRLLAGYADLDLDPVLGFEYEFWLFHGDHRDARDRRAFGGTENAYSLTRAAQAEELAIEFINRMESIGITVEMFHAELGPGFFEFTLAPESALRAADNAVRARQYLRDLCAERGLHASFMAKPFADKSGAGGHVHSSLSRAGANVFSDGGRALSDHGRHYLAGLLAGMPDTVAMLNPYVNSFKRIDPEMFTPAVAAWGHDDRSTACRVILGDSASARVEHRRPGADASPYLVAAAVLAAGLYGLTERLELPAAGHAAAGLPLDLHAAVAAFEDSHWLPHTLGKPFCGSYAATRRAEARHYDQWQRQTITAWEHHRHLEHQ